One window from the genome of Deinococcus fonticola encodes:
- a CDS encoding relaxase/mobilization nuclease domain-containing protein, protein MKYFAQRPDYEQQRADREIHTRDGVYHFSQDQKLLEQKIDEQEPDHLYRIIMSSGDTQMNQQQTEEWAKQTLESQGIHNYMLVAHAGAQGHTDHPHVHVLIPTNELLNRQQLNSLRDAAETQYKIQQSQIQERQKLVNLPDEASQGMKQTNGGKGTEIESEKPERRRQTDYQLGR, encoded by the coding sequence TTGAAGTATTTTGCTCAGCGTCCAGACTATGAACAACAAAGAGCAGACCGAGAGATTCATACCCGTGATGGTGTGTATCACTTTAGTCAAGATCAGAAGCTACTTGAGCAAAAAATTGACGAGCAGGAACCTGACCACTTGTACCGAATCATCATGAGCAGTGGCGACACACAGATGAATCAACAGCAGACGGAAGAATGGGCTAAGCAGACGCTAGAGTCGCAGGGAATCCATAACTACATGCTTGTTGCCCATGCAGGCGCACAAGGTCACACCGACCATCCTCATGTTCATGTTCTTATTCCTACCAATGAGTTGCTGAACAGGCAGCAACTTAATAGTCTGAGAGACGCCGCTGAAACCCAATACAAGATTCAGCAGAGCCAGATTCAAGAGCGCCAGAAGTTGGTGAACTTGCCTGACGAAGCAAGTCAAGGTATGAAGCAGACTAATGGAGGGAAAGGTACAGAGATAGAATCTGAAAAACCCGAACGCCGCCGACAAACTGACTATCAACTAGGGAGGTAA